Proteins from a single region of Kluyveromyces lactis strain NRRL Y-1140 chromosome C complete sequence:
- the ECM5 gene encoding Ecm5p (similar to uniprot|Q03214 Saccharomyces cerevisiae YMR176W ECM5 Non-essential protein of unknown function contains ATP/GTP-binding site motif A null mutant exhibits cellular volume up to four times greater than wild-type also large drooping buds with elongated necks), which produces MEHKQISSLPSNSVSLLLNPAQTTISYANDERKHVIDKGETSSHSTTSKNKFTTNSVAEALIPKIPVPDQFENNHSKTTLPRKVIDGQSASTSFTQNNNSHNPYLYTQHRTRSNAPFDPLQIHCGKVINNARVVSEGTISGIHYTVQEGSIPTITVKGNTDDFPTPFELYRIMEPLGKQFGAVKIDFNHCDNSPFNAFNLDTENFWFKPRKQHTNSYDVELQKRLKLHHDLYCFHKGKKDIKGNPTLGKIPSIDKRTLDLHRLRSCVQLRGGFDTVCQKKLWAQIGRELGYSGRIMSSLSTSLRSAYLKVFSEFDAYERQHKQAASHQVISSDMSIQQNSFYNTMKRTLEEDHRDALNPNQQTGPPVKIAHIENRINNEFGGSGKEYFRMRDILDAKGFTTRFGSVTEQKVGLTDANESTLPGYNFSLWNNQLEIYDKSMYEWKNSPIYNLRQYHEKAERHREIVNSTVEELFPHLSHVGKEISLLDFERLYYTILKEESLSFDVDTGIDLPTIVHGSTFSTSKMASSDETKRLIDAWNLNTINLSEKSLLQYQDLDFGNLAGGKIDVGMMLSTSGWALEDEFLPLLDFSYLGSSKVWYFVPPQYRNSLEALFDDIRNKKEVKSSDQFEADFTESDFFQSFQETNFLDQHKTSRKRSINHMFLKNLVQDKHNSYTPNDFQISTSELSASHIRYFKVIQDPKTFIMKYPQVYSTSISSGFQISEKSLFAPEEWVNNIPDAELWRAENKLLPSILPFQFFVNIVESSNDRDLLKRVTPLLMNLIKDELHFRSLVPHHIPRVSNKFDPISDIDLSPCGGSKIVIANDFDCVTISVKQFLELEKKLIDLGDSKVELHEYYSESYLKGLISRFSNENLQTQTATDREPSLLRRIESLKAETNNDSKITFNELNRLLLTCEDGNNEEYLPLKEVIKESQRIMNECQDILERAEVFKSEKFHLEDSFAMRRLEVPHFDVTIDELNSVCRELNKSYVRIEIGDNVKILVSTFTKFQKEAQLNLDSDDLTQLKKIYANGLSLGVRSKYLEIYADKITKLQWLNVYENVFVNHTVIADDAKAENYSLTSMRSYLSLGVELFGDLRLTELETVADELKNGQSVMTLSRKLLADKTHRMKVTELEELVRKANSLLIPWGSSLKVHLETISKTITNARSILLPMQKRLSTNEAHISAFETAISAGNLTDTAILKNFDGSEDDKRLTQTEAIQSLEHPLYSKHMKSTKLWQQEFNKVFVTGKAGLKALLKKAGQCWDPTDLYSSTEENNNKYCFCRRGDNGNVMVQCEICSEWYHTSCINGGKWLLPEDDGTVFCCEICLHRTGNSPTGTISLDQIRMLVLQSGKLSILPERALILDLFELFKLSDTYFAEANQMMFTLEQSKMETTNTSLQELVKKVKFHLRKILGAGVTMPDITNRMTEYCRYSDELKTREILKSNIKIISGYPEK; this is translated from the coding sequence ATGGAGCATAAACAGATTTCCTCACTGCCAAGTAATTCTGTTTCGTTATTATTGAATCCAGCTCAAACGACCATATCGTACGCCAATGACGAAAGAAAACACGTAATAGATAAGGGAGAAACCTCCAGTCATTCTACCACTTCTAAAAATAAGTTTACTACCAATTCAGTCGCAGAAGCGCTGATACCGAAAATCCCAGTGCCCGACcagtttgaaaacaacCATTCCAAGACGACTCTTCCGAGGAAAGTTATAGACGGTCAATCAGCCTCTACTTCTTTCACACAAAATAACAACTCTCACAACCCATATTTGTATACGCAACACAGGACGAGATCTAATGCACCTTTCGATCCACTCCAAATTCATTGTGGAAAGGTTATCAATAATGCCAGGGTTGTGAGTGAGGGTACCATATCAGGAATTCATTATACAGTTCAAGAGGGATCGATCCCTACTATCACGGTCAAGGGAAACACGGATGATTTTCCCACGCCATTTGAACTTTATAGAATAATGGAACCACTTGGCAAACAATTCGGTGCTGTCAAGATTGACTTTAATCATTGTGATAACTCACCCTTCAATGCCTTTAATTTGGACACAGAGAACTTTTGGTTCAAGCCTAGAAAGCAGCATACAAACTCATATGATGTAGAACTACAGAAAAGACTCAAGCTCCACCATGATTTATACTGCTTTCAtaagggaaaaaaagatataAAGGGAAATCCAACACTAGGCAAAATTCCAAGTATAGACAAGAGGACGTTAGATTTACACAGGCTACGATCCTGTGTTCAACTGAGAGGGGGCTTCGACACTGTTTGCCAAAAAAAGTTATGGGCCCAAATAGGAAGAGAACTTGGATACTCAGGAAGGATTATGAGCTCTTTATCAACGTCTTTAAGATCTGCCTACCTTAAAGTGTTTTCTGAATTTGATGCTTATGAAAGACAACATAAGCAAGCAGCAAGCCACCAGGTGATAAGCAGTGATATGTCCATACAACAAAACAGCTTTTACAATACTATGAAAAGAACTctagaagaagatcatcGTGATGCCCTCAATCCTAACCAACAGACAGGTCCACCTGTAAAGATAGCACATATtgaaaatagaataaaCAATGAGTTCGGTGGTTCCGGTAAGGAGTATTTTAGAATGAGAGATATACTAGATGCAAAAGGGTTTACGACTAGATTTGGATCTGTCACTGAGCAGAAAGTTGGATTGACAGATGCCAATGAGTCTACACTACCTGGTTACAATTTTAGTCTATGGAACAATCAACTAGAGATATATGACAAATCTATGTACGAGTGGAAGAACTCGCCTATCTACAATTTGAGACAATATCACGAGAAAGCTGAACGACATCGTGAAATTGTCAATTCAACAGTAGAGGAATTATTTCCACACCTTTCTCATgttggaaaagaaatatcactacttgattttgaaaggCTGTATTAtacaattttgaaagaggaGTCCTTGTCATTCGATGTTGATACAGGGATAGATTTGCCTACGATAGTGCATGGAAGCACTTTCTCAACATCGAAGATGGCGAGTTCCGACGAAACGAAACGTCTTATAGATGCCTGGAATTTAAATACAATAAACCTTTCTGAAAAATCCCTCCTTCAATACCAAGATCTCGATTTTGGAAACCTGGCAGGTGGTAAAATTGATGTAGGCATGATGCTCTCTACTTCTGGTTGGGCTCTAGAAGACGAATTCTTACCCTTACTTGATTTTTCCTATTTGGGATCATCGAAAGTATGGTATTTTGTCCCTCCTCAGTATCGAAATTCTCTTGAGGCCCTTTTTGATGATATACGtaataaaaaagaagtgaaaTCTTCTGATCAGTTTGAAGCGGACTTCACTGAGTCAGATTTCTTTCAGAgctttcaagaaactaaCTTTTTGGATCAACATAAAACTTCTCGCAAAAGAAGCATTAATCATAtgtttctgaaaaatttaGTCCAAGATAAGCATAATTCTTATACACCCAATGACTTTCAAATCTCAACTTCTGAACTCTCAGCTTCTCATAtcagatatttcaaagttaTTCAAGATCCGAAGACATTTATTATGAAATATCCACAAGTCtattcaacttcaattAGTTCAGGATTTCAAATATCAGAAAAATCTTTGTTTGCCCCTGAAGAATGGGTGAACAATATTCCCGACGCTGAATTATGGAGAGCTGAGAATAAACTTCTACCCTCTATTCTTCCCTTCCAGTTTTTTGTTAATATCGTTGAAAGCTCGAATGATAGAGATCTCTTAAAAAGAGTTACGccattgttgatgaatctAATTAAGGATGAATTGCATTTTAGATCTTTAGTGCCACATCATATACCCCGTGTCTCTAATAAATTCGATCCAATATCTGACATAGATCTTTCTCCCTGTGGTGGGTCAAAGATTGTTATTGCTAATGATTTCGATTGTGTGACCATTTCAGTCAAACAATTCCTCGAGctggaaaagaaacttaTCGATCTAGGGGACTCAAAAGTTGAGCTGCATGAGTATTATTCAGAATCTTATTTAAAAGGactgatttcaagatttaGCAACGAGAACCTACAAACACAAACTGCCACGGATCGTGAACCGTCATTGTTAAGAAGGATAGAATCACTGAAAGCTGAAACCAATAATGACTCTAAAATTACCTTTAATGAGTTGAACAGATTACTATTGACTTGTGAAGATGGGAACAACGAAGAATACCTGCCATTGAAGGAGgttatcaaagaatctCAAAGAATCATGAATGAATGCCAAGATATACTAGAAAGAGCAGAGGTGTTTAAATCAGAGAAATTTCATCTAGAAGACTCATTTGCTATGAGGAGATTAGAGGTTCCACATTTTGATGTCACTATTGATGAACTGAATTCAGTTTGCCGAGAGTTAAATAAATCCTATGTGAGAATCGAAATAGGCGACAACGTTAAAATATTAGTGAGTACCTTCACAAAATTCCAAAAGGAAGCACAGCTCAACCTAGATTCTGATGACCTGACACAGCTTAAGAAGATATATGCGAATGGTTTATCCCTAGGTGTCCGCTCTAAGTACTTGGAAATTTACGCTGATAAGATAACAAAACTTCAATGGCTTAATGTTTATGAAAATGTTTTTGTTAACCACACAGTCATTGCAGATGATGCAAAGGCTGAAAATTATTCGCTGACGTCCATGCGCTCCTACCTTTCACTTGGCGTTGAATTGTTTGGAGATCTGAGGCTAACAGAGTTAGAAACAGTTGCAGATGAATTAAAGAACGGCCAATCCGTTATGACATTATCGCGGAAACTTTTAGCTGACAAGACTCACCGTATGAAAGTTACAGAACTAGAAGAACTTGTTCGAAAGGCAAACTCACTCCTGATACCATGGGGCTCTTCCTTGAAAGTACATTTGGAAACCATTTCAAAAACCATCACAAACGCTCGTTCGATCTTACTACCGATGCAGAAGCGATTGTCTACCAATGAAGCTCACATATCAGCATTTGAAACTGCAATCAGTGCGGGAAATCTCACTGACACCGCTATCCTGAAGAATTTCGATGGATCGGAGGACGATAAAAGGTTAACCCAAACGGAAGCAATACAATCTTTGGAACACCCACTCTATTCAAAACATATGAAATCGACAAAATTATGGCAACAAGAGTTCAACAAAGTTTTCGTTACCGGGAAAGCAGGTCTAAAGGCATTATTAAAGAAAGCCGGACAATGTTGGGACCCAACTGATCTTTACAGCTctacagaagaaaataacaATAAATACTGTTTTTGCAGGCGAGGCGATAACGGTAACGTCATGGTACAATGTGAAATATGCAGCGAATGGTACCATACTTCATGCATCAATGGCGGGAAATGGCTTCTTCCGGAAGACGATGGAACCGTTTTCTGCTGCGAAATATGCTTGCATCGAACTGGTAACTCGCCCACAGGAACCATCTCGTTGGATCAAATTCGAATGCTGGTTCTACAATCAGGGAAACTTTCCATCTTACCAGAAAGGGCCTTAATTTTGGACTTGTTCGAGTTATTTAAGCTATCTGACACATATTTTGCCGAAGCAAACCAAATGATGTTCACATTGGAACAATCCAAAATGGAAACTACAAATACTTCTTTGCAAGAACTAGTGAAAAAGGTAAAGTTCCACCTTCGCAAGATATTAGGTGCAGGCGTAACAATGCCCGATATCACCAACAGGATGACAGAGTATTGCAGATACAGTGATGAACTGAAGACCAGAGAAATCTTGAAGTCCAACATAAAGATCATCTCCGGATACCCGGAAAAATAG
- the TUB4 gene encoding gamma-tubulin (similar to uniprot|P53378 Saccharomyces cerevisiae YLR212C TUB4 Gamma-tubulin involved in nucleating microtubules from both the cytoplasmic and nuclear faces of the spindle pole body) — protein MTGEVITLQVGQCGNQVGREFWSQLAKEHGIGQDGLSLQEDSPTAVREDHPVTFFKQNDSNRYTPRALLFDLEPSIINDIRNSFPGFFNERNVWVSQDNLGAGNTWSIGYDYGTENQDQFINMIDREIDATENFEAFQLIHSVAGGTGSGLGSNLLELLADSYHKKLVTTYSVFPSDESEVVVQPYNTMLTLRRLIEDSDASVVFDNNALSNITARILRDSNVSYAQSNQVISTVMSSITNSIRFPSYMFSSLPSIFSTIVPTPDMHFLVPSFTSFTTDFIPEAKNLKRSTGYDVILDLFDANNSMVTHSADDPVYIAIYSLLQGSVEQSDITRGILKTQKRVQFAPWSKSSLHVNIGKKSPYNKTSNSDYVSGLILSNTTAVNSLLKKTCNSFDTIFNRGAFLHKFQNGRVFENGWDEFKESREVVQSVIDEYTYAAQDSYIDDILLEENMLVGNDDGAMDINDDNII, from the coding sequence aTGACTGGTGAAGTAATTACTTTGCAAGTTGGCCAGTGCGGGAACCAAGTTGGGCGAGAGTTCTGGTCACAATTGGCGAAAGAGCATGGAATTGGACAAGATGGTCTAAGTTTGCAAGAAGATTCTCCCACAGCCGTTAGAGAAGACCATCCAGTGacttttttcaaacaaaacGATTCAAATCGGTACACTCCACGTGCATTACTTTTCGATTTAGAGCCCAGTATTATCAACGATATACGAAACAGTTTCCCAGGTTTTTTTAACGAAAGAAACGTTTGGGTGTCGCAGGATAATTTAGGAGCTGGTAATACATGGTCGATAGGTTACGACTATGGTACAGAAAATCAAGACCAATTTATAAATATGATTGATAGAGAAATAGATGCGAcagaaaattttgaagcGTTCCAATTGATCCATTCAGTCGCTGGTGGTACAGGATCAGGTTTAGGATCGAATTTATTGGAGTTATTGGCCGATAGCTATCATAAGAAGCTCGTCACCACGTATTCAGTGTTCCCCAGCGATGAATCCGAAGTTGTGGTTCAACCATACAACACCATGCTTACTTTGAGGCGACTAATAGAAGATAGTGATGCGTCGGTGGTGTTTGATAACAATGCGCTTTCAAATATTACGGCAAGAATTTTAAGGGATTCTAATGTCAGTTATGCACAATCGAATCAGGTGATATCGACTGTTATGTCTTCCATAACGAATAGCATACGGTTCCCCAGTTATATGTTCAGTTCGCTACCAAGCATTTTCTCCACCATCGTACCCACGCCCGACATGCATTTCCTAGTTCCAAGCTTCACCTCTTTCACCACCGATTTCATACCCGAGGCAAAAAATCTCAAGAGAAGTACAGGTTATGATGTAATACTAGATTTATTTGATGCCAACAATTCGATGGTTACCCATTCTGCAGACGATCCTGTGTATATCGCCATATACTCTCTATTACAGGGATCGGTAGAACAATCAGATATTACCAGAGGTATCTTAAAGACTCAAAAAAGAGTTCAATTTGCCCCATGGTCGAAAAGCTCACTACACGTCAACATTGGTAAAAAATCGCCATACAACAAAACTTCTAACTCCGACTATGTGAGCGGGCTCATACTTTCGAATACCACGGCAGTGAATTCACTTCTTAAGAAAACATGCAATAGTTTCGATACGATTTTCAACAGAGGTGCTTTCTTACACAAGTTTCAAAATGGGAGAGTGTTTGAAAATGGTTGGGATgaatttaaagaaagtCGTGAAGTCGTACAATCGGTAATTGACGAATACACATATGCTGCTCAGGATTCATAcattgatgatattctACTCGAAGAGAACATGCTAGTCGGTAATGATGATGGTGCAATGGACATCAATGACGACAATATCATATAA
- the LDB17 gene encoding Ldb17p (similar to uniprot|Q12342 Saccharomyces cerevisiae YDL146W Protein of unknown function green fluorescent protein (GFP)-fusion protein localizes to the cell periphery cytoplasm bud and bud neck), producing MATSMTIQDVTLVEFWEKLEELLAEVNVRNESEVNSALVSFVKITADHYSSLIKCDQDLYRIGLMLVESPMFQQTTDFCLRKLLSLLSIDLLELNLKLIIAYIILYKCKVDLNALDIILENQGFLVLYNNIYSNFAYLNKYGDEYTGVPYQANEYHDKAQEDPKKDTNLEIIEDIKHLTTILIDIMYQFFKYSKCQISNIQMIDDFFIYYLVSSIRSDVVDDILNNVKFKLLLALNEQYMIFQYEFDIENKAYEFLLNHNMSKDFIGLLLLKFNRETDTSLLIMICKVIYIILTKDLKVAKDFFYLNDLHVFVDVLLRNLNNISDNEEILRNTYLRVLTPLLNNTELAATKYHRSEISTTLKFFSDVDNFCSIEKATPLQKTTARLAAKCLHEVKWLEQENQFSSDQNDSEESRRSSISQKSTSNTPLEPVMSTTPHLYSNLQNSYSADSINHKSNQQTPPPPPPSRKVRHRQGSDRKLAIAKV from the coding sequence ATGGCTACATCGATGACAATACAGGATGTCACTTTGGTTGAGTTTTGGGAGAAGTTGGAAGAGTTACTGGCAGAAGTGAATGTCAGAAATGAATCTGAGGTGAATTCTGCCTTAGTGTCTTTTGTGAAGATCACTGCTGATCACTATTCTAGCCTTATAAAATGTGATCAGGATTTATACAGAATAGGTCTTATGTTGGTGGAGTCTCCAATGTTCCAACAAACAACTGATTTCTGTTTAAGAAAACTCTTATCTTTATTGTCTATCGATCTTTTGGAATTAAACTTGAAATTAATTATTGCATATATCATTCTTTACAAATGTAAGGTTGACTTAAATGCATTGGACATCATTCTAGAGAATCAGGGGTTCCTAGTTCTCTATAACAATATTTACAGCAACTTTGCGTATCTTAATAAGTACGGCGATGAATATACTGGTGTCCCATACCAGGCAAATGAATATCATGACAAAGCCCAAGAAGATCCAAAAAAAGACacaaatcttgaaatcattgaagaCATTAAACACTTGACTACTATACTGATTGATATCATGtatcaattcttcaagtaCTCGAAATGTCAGATTTCCaatattcaaatgattgatgatttctttatttaCTATCTCGTCAGCAGCATAAGATCAGATGTTGTTGACGACATTTTAAACAATGTCAAGTTTAAGCTTCTACTTGCCCTCAATGAACAATATATGATTTTTCAGTACGAATTTGATATCGAAAACAAGGCTTATGAGTTTTTATTGAACCACAACATGTCCAAGGATTTCATTGGGTTGCTTTTATTAAAATTTAATAGAGAAACTGACACCTCTTTATTGATAATGATCTGCAAAgtcatatatataatattgaCTAAAGATTTAAAAGTGGCTAAGGATTTCTTTTACTTGAATGACTTGCATGTTTTCGTTGATGTGCTATTGAGAAACTTGAACAACATATCTGATAACGAAGAAATTTTAAGAAACACATATTTAAGAGTTCTAACTCCATTGTTGAACAATACGGAACTAGCAGCCACGAAGTATCACAGAAGTGAAATTTCTACGACTTtaaaattcttttctgatGTAGATAATTTCTGTTCTATTGAGAAGGCAACCCCTCTACAGAAGACCACCGCCAGGTTAGCAGCAAAATGTCTACACGAAGTCAAATGGCTCGAGCAAGAAAACCAATTTTCATCCGATCAAAATGACAGCGAAGAGAGTAGAAGGTCAAGTATAAGTCAAAAGTCTACAAGTAACACTCCTTTGGAGCCAGTGATGTCAACTACTCCTCACCTCTATAGTAACTTACAGAACTCATACTCTGCCGACTCTATCAATCATAAATCTAATCAACAAACTCCTCCCCCACCTCCACCATCCAGAAAGGTTAGACATAGGCAGGGAAGTGACCGAAAGCTAGCAATAGCTAAAGTATGA
- a CDS encoding uncharacterized protein (weakly similar to uniprot|Q08969 Saccharomyces cerevisiae YPL223C Hydrophilin of unknown function; stress induced (osmotic, ionic, oxidative, heat shock and heavy metals); regulated by the HOG pathway) has product MSNILHKFADKLTGDDNNDQRVDEQGNRLNSQQQSHGRQTDMGYSNKPSQQSGMGSMGRGSQQESTGRFDDDELSGGRQTRSKNKMSSQAKDHYDEYDDDFNQGSNTSGGRQKYSSEQMGFETSQGSRQQQGGLGSQGLSGQKAGNAHIPGTPSGARTEDYTSRTNPGSGATGGQRNNQFSNDNW; this is encoded by the coding sequence atgtCTAACATTCTACACAAATTCGCTGACAAGTTAACCGGTGATGATAACAATGACCAAAGAGTCGATGAACAAGGAAACAGATTAAACtctcaacaacaatctCACGGTCGTCAAACCGACATGGGATACTCAAACAAACCATCTCAACAATCTGGAATGGGTTCAATGGGTAGAGGTTCTCAGCAAGAATCTACAGGTAGattcgatgatgatgaactaAGTGGTGGACGTCAAACCAGATCCAAGAATAAGATGAGCTCTCAAGCTAAAGACCACTACGATGAATATGATGACGACTTCAACCAGGGTTCGAACACTAGTGGTGGACGTCAAAAGTACTCTTCCGAGCAAATGGGATTTGAAACGAGCCAGGGCTCTCGTCAACAACAAGGTGGACTAGGTAGCCAAGGTCTCTCTGGTCAGAAAGCTGGAAATGCCCATATTCCTGGCACACCTTCTGGTGCAAGAACTGAAGACTACACTTCCAGAACTAATCCCGGTTCTGGGGCAACCGGTGGTCAAAGAAACAACCAGTTCTCTAATGATAACTGGTAA
- the ATG38 gene encoding Atg38p (similar to uniprot|Q05789 Saccharomyces cerevisiae YLR211C Hypothetical ORF) codes for MTTELNNVYETIDDAESYIKRNKLSRAIELFENASKQLDAINSMESLPENIHNAIVLLREDIDARVKELGMLQEAQSTSESSEIGSNSSLSRFMMDGSFYHNGNSLFLTDPLLSSITSKLENNVIRSITSKQTDKVIKNEVAQQFAQFRRELSVYEQKKSRDYEAKSEQVMKENKKLLNQVNRLKERWDSLVESAKQKRNQQQA; via the exons ATGACCACCGAGCTTAATAAC GTTTACGAGACGATAGATGATGCAGAATCCTATATCAAGAGGAATAAACTTAGTAGAGCCATTGAGCTTTTCGAAAATGCATCTAAACAACTTGATGCTATAAATTCCATGGAGAGTTTACCTGAAAACATACATAATGCCATAGTTTTACTGCGGGAAGACATCGATGCAAGAGTAAAAGAACTAGGAATGTTGCAAGAAGCTCAATCTACTTCTGAAAGTTCTGAGATCGGTAGCAATTCCAGTTTAAGTCGTTTTATGATGGATGGAAGTTTTTATCACAATGGCAATAGTCTGTTTCTAACTGACCCTCTATTATCGTCTATCACCAGTAAGTTAGAAAATAACGTCATAAGATCCATAACGTCTAAACAAACTGATAAGGTGATCAAGAATGAGGTAGCACAGCAGTTTGCTCAATTTAGAAGAGAATTATCTGTATACGAACAGAAAAAGTCGAGAGATTATGAAGCCAAATCAGAACAGGTTATGAAGGAGAATAAAAAGCTTTTAAATCAAGTAAATCGATTAAAAGAGAGATGGGATAGTCTAGTGGAAAGTGCAAAGCAGAAGAGGAATCAACAGCAAGCATAA